A region from the Brachyspira hampsonii genome encodes:
- a CDS encoding NADP-dependent oxidoreductase: MKAAQINKYSKDINIIVRDIPIPEISDDEVLVKVKAAAVNPLEILILTGSVRLIQDYKMPLTLGNEFSGVVEKIGKNVKDFKIGDKVYTRMPIEKIGAFADYAAVDSKFLSLMPNNCDFSSAAAIPLTALTAYQAFKEELEAKSGETVLITGGSGSFGEMAVPIAKYLGLNVIVSGNDRVKEHFVSLGTDKYIDYRKENYWEAVSNVDYVIDTLGAKEFDKELSVLKKGGRILSLRTSPNKKFAEDNKFPFLKRVLFSFAGSKYDKKAMKEGKEYRFMFVRADGEQLKEITKIVEKKNIKPKIFTKVFSIDNTEEAIKTISKGGIEGKIIISI, encoded by the coding sequence ATGAAAGCAGCACAAATTAATAAATATTCAAAGGATATTAATATAATCGTACGAGATATTCCAATTCCTGAAATTTCTGATGATGAAGTCTTGGTCAAGGTAAAGGCTGCGGCAGTAAATCCGCTTGAAATATTAATCTTAACAGGCAGTGTGAGACTTATACAGGATTATAAAATGCCTCTTACATTGGGCAATGAGTTTTCAGGAGTAGTTGAAAAGATAGGAAAAAATGTAAAAGATTTTAAGATTGGAGATAAAGTTTATACTCGTATGCCTATAGAAAAAATAGGTGCTTTTGCTGATTATGCGGCAGTAGACAGTAAGTTTTTATCTCTTATGCCTAATAATTGTGATTTTTCTTCTGCAGCAGCAATACCTCTTACAGCACTTACAGCTTATCAGGCATTTAAAGAAGAATTAGAAGCTAAATCCGGCGAAACTGTTTTAATAACAGGAGGTTCCGGAAGTTTCGGAGAGATGGCAGTTCCAATTGCCAAATATTTAGGTCTTAATGTTATAGTTTCTGGTAATGATAGAGTTAAAGAGCATTTTGTGAGTTTGGGTACTGATAAATATATAGATTATCGTAAAGAAAATTATTGGGAAGCAGTTTCAAATGTTGATTATGTTATTGATACGCTTGGGGCAAAAGAGTTTGATAAAGAGTTATCAGTATTAAAGAAAGGCGGTCGTATTTTGAGTTTGAGAACTAGCCCTAATAAAAAATTTGCTGAAGATAATAAATTTCCTTTTTTAAAAAGAGTTTTATTTTCTTTTGCTGGTTCTAAATATGATAAAAAAGCTATGAAAGAAGGGAAAGAGTATAGATTTATGTTTGTAAGGGCTGACGGTGAACAGCTTAAAGAAATTACAAAAATTGTGGAAAAGAAAAATATAAAGCCTAAAATATTTACTAAGGTATTTAGTATTGACAATACAGAAGAAGCTATTAAAACTATATCTAAAGGAGGTATTGAAGGAAAAATAATCATATCTATATAA
- a CDS encoding sialidase family protein, which yields MKINILDETIIFEDKNLYPAFPSIIKLENDKFLISFRLAPKIKKHYSHLHSLSKSMLAFVNKNMVDKVFEFAQDDEAAKQDAQLFRIDDKTIMAYYFRYTFHPINEKELFRDYTFIEYDGTIALLSGIGVCISYDNGKTFSKPYIININNDNTIMKNFAIRGSMCKLNSNEILAPIYAYKKNINKNNSKYQCLIISSKDLLNWKIKTFLSETDYKKINGKKSKIEYVEPSLLNYKNNIIAFIRTHIDNEYGLTSISYSKDNGKTFSSPIFTNIKGYPLNPLILSNGKLLLTYGYRLKPYGIRAVLLDNPNDIFDIEKINYKALNEEIIIDSSMKSTDCGYPWCAENDGIISCVYYGYKDKNKIRKIYLKRFTLN from the coding sequence ATGAAAATAAATATTTTAGATGAAACTATAATTTTTGAGGATAAAAATCTATACCCAGCTTTTCCAAGCATTATTAAACTTGAAAATGATAAATTCTTAATAAGTTTTAGACTAGCACCAAAAATAAAAAAACATTATTCTCATCTTCATTCATTAAGCAAATCAATGCTTGCTTTTGTTAATAAAAATATGGTAGATAAAGTATTTGAATTTGCTCAAGATGATGAAGCTGCCAAACAGGATGCACAGCTTTTTAGAATAGATGATAAAACTATAATGGCATACTATTTTAGATATACATTTCACCCTATAAATGAAAAAGAATTATTTAGAGATTATACTTTTATAGAATATGACGGCACTATAGCATTACTTTCTGGAATAGGAGTATGCATAAGCTATGATAATGGAAAAACTTTTTCAAAGCCTTATATTATAAATATAAATAATGATAATACTATAATGAAAAACTTTGCAATTAGAGGCAGTATGTGTAAATTAAATAGTAACGAAATACTTGCTCCAATATATGCTTATAAAAAAAATATAAATAAAAATAATTCAAAATATCAATGCCTTATTATTTCTAGTAAAGATTTGCTTAATTGGAAGATTAAAACTTTTTTATCCGAAACTGATTATAAAAAAATAAATGGAAAAAAATCAAAAATAGAATATGTTGAGCCTTCTCTTTTAAATTATAAAAATAATATAATAGCATTTATAAGAACCCATATTGATAATGAGTACGGACTTACATCTATAAGTTATTCAAAAGATAATGGCAAAACTTTTTCAAGCCCAATATTCACTAATATAAAAGGCTATCCTTTAAATCCTCTAATTTTAAGTAATGGAAAATTGCTTCTTACTTATGGATACAGATTAAAGCCTTACGGTATAAGAGCTGTTTTGCTTGATAATCCTAACGATATATTTGATATAGAAAAAATTAATTATAAAGCCTTAAATGAAGAGATAATAATAGATTCTTCTATGAAAAGTACAGATTGCGGATATCCTTGGTGTGCTGAGAATGATGGTATTATATCATGTGTTTATTATGGTTATAAAGATAAAAATAAAATAAGAAAAATATATTTGAAAAGGTTTACTTTAAATTAA
- a CDS encoding tetratricopeptide repeat protein: MNRKNRRNINTKRRKKYHKKNIKESKIKNLRENITNKAKEYINDENIKKIKDSAEKGLKKAKDFTYDNIDKFQKYIDEKDIKGKVKNITNAGIDKIKEHSKKKYMTRFLKFIHRYYILTFLILFIISILVFRNIYITHNQKIENSLNYSITNFAPSLNNIIIAKEDYYTNYIIRTISSNKTITNNIILKSTSLDNLETSLKNILDNYNIMLQTSINETVKSYNNLINFWFAFLTVIIIVFIFITLVINNNILKKSKIKMKSFNNSYNKKVKEIKMHIKNFEKLKKENDKTIEINKLYNLANTLFDLKDYNNSIYYYDRVIKLDNNFIYALYNKAVSYYYINDYNKCADDFIDLYNRESSIKALVLKNIIELANKNIEKAIQFFRNENIDYESLQQNKEKQSIFDRIRNILS, encoded by the coding sequence ATGAATAGAAAAAATAGAAGAAATATAAATACAAAAAGAAGAAAAAAATATCATAAAAAGAATATAAAAGAAAGCAAAATAAAAAACTTACGGGAAAATATTACAAATAAAGCTAAAGAATATATAAATGATGAAAATATAAAAAAGATTAAAGATTCAGCCGAAAAAGGATTAAAAAAAGCCAAAGATTTTACATACGATAATATAGATAAATTTCAAAAATATATTGATGAAAAAGATATAAAAGGAAAAGTAAAAAATATTACAAATGCTGGTATCGATAAAATAAAAGAGCATTCAAAAAAGAAATATATGACTAGATTTTTAAAATTTATTCATAGATATTATATATTAACTTTTTTAATTCTTTTTATAATATCAATTTTAGTATTTAGAAATATATACATCACTCATAATCAAAAAATAGAAAACTCACTTAATTATTCAATTACAAATTTTGCTCCATCATTAAATAATATTATAATAGCAAAAGAAGATTATTATACAAACTATATTATAAGGACAATATCAAGCAATAAAACTATAACGAATAATATAATACTAAAAAGCACATCTTTAGACAATTTAGAAACATCATTAAAAAATATTTTGGATAATTATAATATAATGCTTCAAACTTCAATAAATGAAACTGTAAAATCTTATAATAATCTTATAAATTTCTGGTTTGCATTTTTAACTGTAATAATAATAGTATTTATATTTATAACATTAGTAATAAATAATAATATATTAAAAAAATCTAAAATAAAAATGAAATCTTTTAATAACAGCTATAATAAAAAGGTAAAAGAAATAAAAATGCATATTAAAAACTTTGAAAAATTAAAAAAAGAAAATGACAAAACTATAGAAATAAATAAACTTTATAACTTAGCAAATACTTTGTTTGATTTAAAAGACTATAATAATTCAATTTACTATTATGATAGAGTTATAAAATTAGATAATAATTTTATTTATGCACTTTATAACAAGGCAGTATCATACTATTACATTAATGACTATAATAAATGTGCAGATGATTTTATAGATTTATACAATAGAGAAAGTTCAATAAAAGCCCTAGTGCTAAAAAATATTATAGAACTTGCAAATAAAAATATAGAAAAAGCAATTCAATTTTTCCGAAATGAAAATATAGACTATGAATCATTACAGCAAAATAAAGAAAAGCAGTCGATATTTGATAGGATAAGAAATATCTTATCTTAA
- a CDS encoding DNA-(apurinic or apyrimidinic site) lyase has protein sequence MDKEYAKHLMGIYKDKILHERMKRRLEYFERVFKRDNDKRLFAELAFCICTPQTKARSGAAAIIDLYNNNLLFKGSAEKVANILIKHVRFHNMKAENIVLARKIYFPNEKFVLKDRINEALKNDSMVELRNELAKEVKGYGLKEASHFLRNIGFGQKIAILDRHIMRVMDKLSILPEGMTPKTSLTKNNYLSCESNLVEYSKSEKIPMEYLDFVFWYDATNDIFK, from the coding sequence ATGGATAAGGAATATGCTAAACATTTAATGGGAATATACAAAGATAAAATTCTTCATGAGAGAATGAAAAGAAGACTTGAATATTTTGAGAGGGTTTTTAAAAGAGATAATGATAAAAGACTTTTTGCTGAACTTGCATTTTGTATATGTACTCCTCAGACAAAGGCTAGAAGCGGGGCGGCTGCTATAATTGATTTATATAATAATAATCTGCTTTTTAAAGGAAGTGCTGAAAAAGTAGCTAATATATTAATAAAGCATGTAAGATTTCATAATATGAAGGCTGAAAATATAGTGCTTGCCAGAAAGATTTATTTTCCTAATGAAAAGTTTGTATTAAAAGACAGAATCAATGAAGCTTTAAAAAATGACAGTATGGTAGAATTAAGAAATGAGCTTGCCAAAGAAGTTAAAGGATATGGACTTAAAGAGGCTAGTCATTTTCTTAGAAATATAGGGTTCGGACAAAAAATCGCTATACTTGACAGACATATAATGCGTGTAATGGATAAGTTAAGTATATTGCCTGAAGGTATGACTCCTAAAACAAGCCTTACAAAAAATAATTATCTAAGCTGCGAATCAAATCTAGTTGAATATTCAAAAAGCGAAAAAATTCCTATGGAGTATCTAGATTTCGTATTTTGGTATGATGCCACCAATGATATTTTTAAATAA
- a CDS encoding metallophosphoesterase family protein, whose product MPKLLISSDLHLSIQEKEYSLSVLDEIIEYAKNYDALMLLGDTFNTFEDLQGLKDVFSTKIEDYQKDVYLLKGNHENLKSKGITLNKLKFPDNVIVIEDISFFNIDNLDIIALPYSEKYIIDNDTNKKIENLNADNRIVIAHGIVEGTLWAIEENEESASIPIDIIKRIDPNIAVVGHIHKQMEVNIENIEIIYTGSARVWRRTKSEMGIRRCLAIDTENNSIKKTFINIKNAGVHRVYESNIYNISNLEQKASEWGINDIIDINIYGIAEDENELEEKINNIKNKYSKYVRDFNIKTSDIFLLENAYNESIIKEFLAIADEYEFNTNNEEDLEIVEIAKRIGIEKLYTALQNNKR is encoded by the coding sequence ATGCCTAAATTATTAATATCAAGCGATTTGCATCTTAGTATTCAGGAAAAAGAATATTCTCTTTCTGTGCTGGATGAGATTATAGAATATGCAAAAAACTATGATGCTTTAATGCTTCTAGGAGATACTTTTAATACTTTTGAAGATTTGCAAGGATTAAAAGATGTGTTCTCAACAAAAATAGAAGACTACCAAAAAGATGTATACTTACTTAAAGGCAATCATGAGAATTTAAAATCAAAAGGTATAACATTAAATAAATTAAAATTCCCAGACAATGTTATAGTGATAGAAGATATAAGTTTTTTTAATATTGATAACTTGGATATTATAGCACTTCCCTACAGTGAAAAATATATTATAGATAATGATACAAATAAAAAAATAGAAAACCTCAATGCTGACAACAGAATAGTAATAGCACATGGAATAGTAGAAGGAACATTATGGGCTATAGAAGAAAATGAAGAATCAGCAAGCATACCAATAGATATAATAAAAAGAATAGATCCTAATATTGCAGTAGTAGGACATATTCATAAACAAATGGAAGTTAATATTGAAAATATAGAAATAATATATACAGGTTCTGCAAGAGTTTGGAGAAGAACTAAATCAGAAATGGGCATAAGAAGATGTTTAGCTATTGATACTGAAAATAATTCAATAAAAAAAACATTTATAAATATCAAAAATGCCGGAGTACATAGGGTGTATGAAAGCAATATTTATAATATATCGAATTTAGAACAAAAAGCCTCTGAATGGGGTATAAATGATATTATAGATATTAATATCTACGGAATAGCTGAAGATGAAAATGAGCTTGAAGAGAAGATAAATAATATAAAAAATAAATATTCAAAATATGTAAGAGACTTTAATATAAAAACTTCGGATATATTTTTACTTGAAAATGCCTATAATGAAAGCATTATAAAAGAGTTTTTAGCTATAGCAGATGAATATGAATTTAATACTAATAATGAAGAAGATTTAGAAATAGTTGAAATCGCAAAAAGAATAGGCATAGAAAAACTATATACTGCATTACAAAATAATAAAAGATAA
- a CDS encoding ATP-binding protein — protein MILNLNKFGKFKNKSFEISDNLTLFYGENESGKTTIFDSLMLLFSENKKTSSFAKQIKLRYGDNIDINTEPEIDENIKLHPQSYNNLYSIRQSEIIFEMSDSKKDSKDWESEIKKKLFASDIDVGKIISEVKAEYSGKSQNAIPAQLKNTKYRNEEIDEELNNLYSKANTEVNKKDKLKELDELLKESSNILKEKIDNYNKLNALREEKNKAKEKNNLLNINTMIHEFNKKDKFINENIYLQKDHSKTINELSGKIDEGENKISYLKGKIESLQKSSEEKNKTDYQSIMIRIDKAIKKIDALKEKNNKIPKIVFLAAVVLISALLSLYFKNPYWFLIILPSIPFLLIKEGKNDKFINDILDSLPELDIKSDNLELSDLKDMLLKELAKIELILEENDDEELENYKKELEEAAVNLENHHNELNNFFDKLNVKNKENYCEIKSNFDNVYKSTEELFKKLMIEAKKFGFKDIKTLEANCSRILKELDENGINPDDFNEMEMKALENKLRELEIEINSIKENMNKVMSNASYIQGELNSSDDVHKKIINLESEFAENNEEIKNLNKRKKALELLENMLSKINKKNDDIFNSLSNDAELLYNHITGKNLSDDVISMSGFDKNKIMVKDKNNEMRNVELLSSATKDAVYIAMRLSILSKIHEKGRLILLDDPFITFDNNRTKEALSFIREYSKKYNIPIAIFTKDIFIRDIMKNYEEAIIHELS, from the coding sequence ATGATATTAAATTTAAATAAATTCGGAAAGTTTAAAAATAAATCTTTTGAAATATCAGATAATCTCACATTGTTTTACGGAGAAAACGAATCAGGAAAAACTACTATATTTGATTCCTTGATGTTATTATTTTCAGAAAACAAAAAAACTTCATCATTCGCCAAACAAATAAAATTGAGATACGGAGATAATATAGATATTAATACAGAACCTGAAATAGATGAAAATATAAAACTTCACCCTCAGTCCTATAATAATTTATATTCTATAAGACAAAGCGAAATAATATTTGAAATGTCCGACAGTAAAAAAGATTCTAAGGATTGGGAAAGCGAGATAAAGAAAAAATTATTTGCTTCAGATATAGATGTTGGAAAAATAATATCAGAAGTAAAAGCTGAATATTCAGGAAAATCCCAAAATGCAATACCGGCACAATTAAAAAATACAAAATATAGAAATGAAGAAATAGATGAAGAACTTAATAATTTATACAGCAAGGCTAACACAGAAGTTAATAAAAAAGATAAATTAAAGGAACTTGATGAATTATTAAAAGAAAGCAGCAATATATTAAAAGAAAAAATTGATAATTATAATAAATTAAATGCATTAAGAGAAGAAAAAAATAAAGCAAAAGAAAAAAATAATTTATTAAATATCAATACAATGATACATGAATTTAATAAAAAGGATAAATTCATAAATGAAAATATATACCTGCAGAAAGATCATTCAAAAACAATTAATGAACTAAGCGGAAAAATAGATGAAGGTGAAAATAAGATATCATATTTAAAAGGAAAAATAGAATCTCTTCAAAAATCTTCAGAAGAAAAAAATAAAACAGATTATCAAAGCATAATGATAAGAATAGATAAAGCAATAAAAAAAATAGATGCCTTAAAAGAAAAAAATAATAAAATACCAAAGATAGTATTTTTGGCTGCTGTTGTTTTAATATCAGCATTACTTAGTTTATATTTTAAAAACCCATATTGGTTTTTAATCATACTTCCTTCTATACCATTTTTACTTATAAAAGAAGGAAAAAATGACAAGTTTATAAACGATATATTAGATTCACTTCCGGAACTTGATATAAAAAGTGATAATTTGGAGCTGTCAGATTTAAAAGATATGCTGTTAAAAGAATTGGCTAAAATAGAATTGATACTTGAAGAAAATGACGATGAAGAATTAGAAAATTATAAAAAAGAATTAGAGGAAGCAGCTGTCAATTTAGAAAATCATCATAATGAATTAAATAATTTCTTTGATAAGCTCAATGTAAAAAATAAAGAAAATTACTGTGAAATAAAAAGCAATTTTGATAATGTATATAAAAGCACTGAAGAATTATTTAAAAAATTAATGATAGAAGCAAAAAAATTCGGCTTTAAAGATATAAAAACTTTAGAAGCTAATTGCAGCAGAATATTAAAAGAGCTTGATGAAAATGGAATCAATCCTGATGATTTTAATGAAATGGAAATGAAAGCATTAGAAAATAAATTAAGAGAGCTTGAAATAGAAATTAATTCTATAAAAGAAAATATGAACAAAGTCATGTCTAATGCATCATATATTCAAGGAGAGCTTAACAGCAGCGATGATGTGCATAAAAAGATAATAAACCTTGAAAGTGAGTTTGCAGAAAATAATGAAGAGATAAAAAATTTAAACAAGAGAAAAAAAGCATTAGAACTTCTTGAAAATATGCTCTCAAAAATAAATAAAAAAAATGACGATATATTTAATTCTCTTTCAAATGATGCAGAGCTTTTATACAATCATATAACAGGAAAAAATTTATCTGATGATGTAATTTCAATGTCAGGATTCGATAAAAATAAAATAATGGTAAAAGATAAGAATAATGAAATGAGAAATGTGGAATTATTATCTTCAGCAACAAAAGATGCCGTTTATATAGCTATGCGTCTTTCTATACTTTCAAAAATACATGAAAAAGGAAGATTAATATTATTAGATGACCCTTTTATAACTTTTGATAATAATAGAACAAAAGAAGCATTATCATTTATAAGAGAATATTCAAAAAAATATAATATTCCTATAGCAATATTTACAAAAGATATATTTATAAGAGATATTATGAAAAATTATGAAGAAGCTATTATACATGAATTATCTTAA
- a CDS encoding NYN domain-containing protein, with product MKKIGVYIDLENVSHLSYEVNFEQMLNNIFLFYKNNLKDKEIVYSIKKAYGDAKSIKKYSKKLRDMHIDIIYSVPVNKAKNMADMISSIDAFEDFVIDKKIDIVIFVSRDVDYTVVMDKLSRYGAIVGIVTVFDNAKRNIFKSSCSHIFKIEDYKSAEKHENESKKEENNIDKIEFLNFFYNRVLEIYNIQNTQTVKISISDICNKINEDFNLEKGKSAIEQTQFKKIKNVLKYLNNNGIETEINNDDFYINEVNIFKNIMSKILNLSSSEISEKNFILAFREIVSNYEENAVISLANTMNEINKKFKIGNNSSAVKNTRFKKPSKFIEHIIKKDIPIELTNKGNAFIMKDKNKVLEILENIGNE from the coding sequence ATGAAAAAAATAGGCGTATATATAGACTTAGAAAATGTATCGCATTTAAGCTATGAAGTTAATTTTGAGCAAATGCTTAATAATATATTTTTATTTTATAAGAATAATTTAAAAGACAAAGAAATAGTTTATTCTATAAAAAAGGCTTACGGAGATGCAAAATCTATAAAAAAATATTCTAAAAAACTAAGAGATATGCATATTGATATTATTTATTCTGTACCTGTTAATAAAGCAAAAAACATGGCTGATATGATATCATCAATAGATGCATTTGAAGATTTTGTAATAGACAAAAAAATAGATATAGTAATATTTGTAAGCAGAGATGTTGATTATACTGTGGTTATGGATAAACTTTCAAGATACGGTGCTATTGTTGGAATAGTTACAGTATTTGATAATGCTAAAAGAAATATATTTAAAAGCTCATGCAGTCATATATTTAAAATTGAAGATTATAAATCAGCAGAAAAACATGAAAATGAATCTAAAAAAGAAGAAAATAATATAGATAAAATAGAATTTTTAAACTTCTTTTATAACAGAGTATTGGAAATATACAATATACAAAATACACAAACTGTAAAAATTTCAATATCAGATATATGCAACAAAATCAATGAAGACTTTAATCTTGAAAAAGGTAAAAGTGCAATAGAACAAACACAATTCAAAAAAATTAAAAATGTTCTTAAATATCTAAATAATAATGGAATAGAAACAGAAATAAATAATGATGATTTTTATATTAATGAAGTAAACATATTCAAAAATATAATGTCTAAAATTTTAAATCTAAGCAGCTCTGAAATAAGCGAAAAAAATTTCATATTGGCATTCAGAGAAATAGTTTCTAATTATGAAGAAAATGCTGTTATCTCTCTTGCTAATACAATGAATGAAATTAATAAAAAATTCAAAATAGGAAATAATTCAAGTGCCGTAAAAAATACAAGATTTAAAAAACCAAGCAAATTTATAGAGCATATAATTAAAAAAGATATTCCTATTGAACTTACTAATAAGGGAAACGCTTTTATAATGAAAGATAAAAACAAAGTTTTGGAAATACTAGAAAATATAGGTAACGAATAG
- a CDS encoding prephenate dehydrogenase, with translation MSNITVIGMGLMGGSLIKALKLSNQNYNIYAIDTNKENIESALKYGYIEKGYFNYDNIKDLIELSDIIMICTLPSIAIDIIGKYKHLIDNKKILSDFCGVKTDIFNNTKDKKYIGLHTMAGKEKGGYINSSETIFKNSNAIIVNNGNADESDIKIIEKLSKDIGCSKVIRSTAQKHDEMIAFTSQLMHIIACGIVNHDHFLSSLGFEGNSLGDHTRVGTIDSNMWSELFLYNSDYLYDALDKYIKCLNDFKYALKDKNRNELKKLMDNSNTIKNEWIERKKK, from the coding sequence ATGTCAAATATAACAGTTATCGGAATGGGATTAATGGGAGGCTCTTTAATAAAAGCATTAAAACTAAGCAATCAAAATTATAATATATACGCCATAGATACAAATAAAGAAAATATAGAATCAGCTTTAAAATACGGATATATTGAAAAAGGATATTTTAATTATGATAATATAAAAGATCTTATTGAATTATCCGACATCATTATGATATGTACACTTCCTTCAATAGCAATAGATATTATTGGTAAATATAAACATTTAATTGATAATAAAAAAATACTTTCAGATTTCTGCGGAGTAAAGACTGATATTTTTAATAATACAAAAGATAAAAAATATATAGGGCTTCATACTATGGCAGGAAAAGAAAAGGGAGGATATATCAACTCCTCTGAAACTATATTCAAAAATTCAAATGCTATAATAGTGAATAATGGAAATGCAGATGAAAGTGATATAAAAATAATAGAAAAACTTTCAAAAGATATAGGCTGTTCTAAAGTTATAAGATCAACAGCTCAAAAACACGATGAAATGATAGCTTTTACAAGTCAGCTTATGCATATAATAGCATGCGGTATTGTTAATCATGATCATTTTTTATCTTCGCTTGGTTTTGAGGGAAACAGCTTGGGAGATCATACAAGAGTAGGTACAATAGATTCTAATATGTGGAGCGAATTATTTTTATACAACAGCGACTATCTATATGATGCTTTAGATAAGTATATAAAATGCCTAAATGATTTTAAATATGCATTAAAAGATAAAAACAGAAATGAGTTAAAAAAATTAATGGATAATTCAAATACAATAAAAAATGAATGGATTGAAAGAAAGAAAAAATAA